TTGCCTCGACCGCTAAGTACACATCAACGTCTCCCGGAATCACTCTAGGAACAAAACCCTGATTGGCCACAGCTTCAATAAGTTTGTCCGAAGCGTATTGGTCTAGGAACGCCAATCCTACTCTAATATTACCCAATTCTTCGACTAATTCTCTGACCTCTTTCAAACTGACATCGAACTCCTTACGGAGCATATTCGGCCCGTCAATCAGCATTGCAATGTCAAGATTGCCCCGTTTAGCTTTTCTCTTGATTACACCACTCATATAATCTTTGACCGTATCGAGCAACCCATCACCACCTCCAGTCGGTTAACGTGTTGAGTTCTCGGGTTCATAGACTCTCAATTTGCACTCTCCACCGGGAGAGAAGTGGTAGGGGAACTCTTCCACTACGGCCGCATCTACTACCCCCTGTCGCGTCAGCACGGCTGCAAGGTGGGGACACGACTGAGAGTAAAGCATTACAGGTCCTTTATGAGAAGCTAGGAACCTGCGCAGCGAACCGTTGGATAGCACCATTCCCGTAGAGAGCAGTACGGATTCACAGAACTTTATATTCCTCTCGACCCTGAGACGTGGGTCCTCGTCAACGATCTGAATGAGTATTCCGCGATCCAGTAGTTCTCGCGCTATGTGGGTGGAATATCCCACCAGAATCACCTCGTCACCGAGCTTTTCGGCGGTGTCGGCGATGATCTTCGCTCGGAGGGTGACAGCTCTGTCGTAGTCCTTGGGCAGGTTGATCTCCTCCTCAGGCTCTACGTTCTCCGCGCTCGCCACCGCATCGAGGGCTGCACTTCGGACCTGAGGCTCCTGAAACCTGCGCCACACTTCCTTCAGACTTAGCCCAAGTATCTCCCGGAGTCGGAGGCATTTCTCAGGGTGAAGTGACGCTCCTTCCAACCCTCTTTCCGTTTTGATTAGCGTAACGATATCGTCGTGGACGCGATCTCCACCGGGTGGTCTCCTGTATCCTTCCAGAGCGAGTGCCGCCGCTATTCGATCGTTCTTACCCTCCGCTATCAGCTCCCTTATTACCCTCGAATAGAGCTTCCAGCGCCTCTTCATCGCACTCACCCGATCCTGACCTGCTTCCGACATGTACTTCGACGCGACCGTAGTCCCGAAGGGCTCTCTTAACTGGAACTTCCGGGTCACCTTCACCTCGGACGTCCACTAGGATCACGTACTCCACGGCTCGGAAGGTCCCGATGATGTCGGATCCTCGGGTTGCTCGCACCGACAATACGTCGAACCCGGCACGTCTCAGAGCTTCGGATACCTCTTCCTCGAGCTTTCGCTCAGAAACTGGTTTGTGAGAAAGGAGGTGCACGTCGACCATCAGCTCGCTCAAGCCCGCTCGACCTCCAGTCCCATCCCAAGTAGTTCCTGTAGAACCTCCTCGACGTACCGCGCGTACCTGCCCCGCTGTCCCATGAACGGTCCGAAGTCCTTCTGGTCGATCCACACCTTCAGGTTCGGTCCTGCTATGTCCACGTCTACGATACGCTCTCCTATCCACGGTACCGGGTGGATATCCGCTATGAAGTCGACGAAGTCTAGGGTAAGGTGCGTCACGACGATCCTCATGTTCGTCTCCGCCTCTATCCTATCGATACGCTCACCTCCCGTCCCTACGACGCGACCTACGTGGCCTTCCTTGGTGACGATCACCGCCTGCGGAACGTTCTCGGTCTTGATCTCGAGGTCCTCCGCGATCGGTTCCACGTAGAGTACAGTCAGCACGTCGGCGTCCGGTGCCTCGACTTGGACCACGTCCATGATCTCCCGTTCCACGTCGTTCATCTCCCTGTTACGGACTCTGATCTCCAGCTGTAGGTGCACACCCCGCTCAGCACCGGGACGCACGATATCCCTCGTCCCCAGGTCCACGACTTCAGCCTTGGGTTCCTCGGCCAAGACCTCACGCATCACGGTGGCTCCGCACCGGTCGATGTCGATGTCCTTCTGGAGCACCGGATCACCTGTAATCAGGAGCCGTGAGTTGTGACCCATTCTCGCCAACACCTCACCCGCGTTCTCTGGCATCATGTTCTGGACTTCATCCAGTAGTATCACGGCGTCGTCGAACGTGCGTCCACGGACGAAGTGCGTATCCACAATCATGATCTTGCCCTCGTCCACTAACTGCTGGAGCTCGTCCCGCCCGGTGAACCGCGAAAGCACGTCCATGACCGGGGTAACTACCATCTCTTCGAACTTCTCGGGCAAGTCCGCGGAGCTCATCTCTTGCTTGGTGGCCACGTCGACGAGCGGACGAGTCACTATGAACCGGTCGTATTCACCCTCCATCACGGCCTGCACGCCATACGCCGCACAGAACAGGGTCTTACCGGTGCCCGTGGGGCCGAACACGGCCACTATCTCATTCTCCTCGTTTAGCAGCGCTTCGACTAGTCGCTCCTGTCCTTCGGTCTGCGGCTCTACACTCATCAATTCCTCCATTCCTTTCCCCCCTACCGTCCGAATCTTCTTTCACGCTTCTGGAATTCACGGATCGCGCGCAGCAGGTCAATCTTCCGAAACTCAGGCCAATAGACGTCCACAAAGTACAGCTCGGAGTACGCGGAGTACCAGAGCAGGAAGTTGCTAAGCCTTTCCTCACCACTGGTTCTTATGATCAGCTCCGGATCCGGAAGATCTCCCACGTATACGTACTTTCTGAACGTTCCTTCATCGATCTCATCGGGTTCGAGCCGGCCGACTTTCACGTCGTGCGCTATCTCGCGGACCGCGTCGACGATCTCCTGCCTACCACCGTAGGCTACGGCGACGTTCAGGAACTTGTCCTTGTACTCCTTAGTGGCGCGTTCTGCCTT
Above is a window of Methanopyrus sp. SNP6 DNA encoding:
- a CDS encoding TIGR00288 family NYN domain-containing protein, producing MLDTVKDYMSGVIKRKAKRGNLDIAMLIDGPNMLRKEFDVSLKEVRELVEELGNIRVGLAFLDQYASDKLIEAVANQGFVPRVIPGDVDVYLAVEAMELIYSDNVDAIALMTRDTDFLPIIAKAKEQGKVTIVIGADPGFSTALQNAADYVIKLKPRKEREAEEKEESPEEAEAAVSNE
- a CDS encoding PhoH family protein, whose translation is MEELMSVEPQTEGQERLVEALLNEENEIVAVFGPTGTGKTLFCAAYGVQAVMEGEYDRFIVTRPLVDVATKQEMSSADLPEKFEEMVVTPVMDVLSRFTGRDELQQLVDEGKIMIVDTHFVRGRTFDDAVILLDEVQNMMPENAGEVLARMGHNSRLLITGDPVLQKDIDIDRCGATVMREVLAEEPKAEVVDLGTRDIVRPGAERGVHLQLEIRVRNREMNDVEREIMDVVQVEAPDADVLTVLYVEPIAEDLEIKTENVPQAVIVTKEGHVGRVVGTGGERIDRIEAETNMRIVVTHLTLDFVDFIADIHPVPWIGERIVDVDIAGPNLKVWIDQKDFGPFMGQRGRYARYVEEVLQELLGMGLEVERA